One Solibacillus sp. R5-41 DNA segment encodes these proteins:
- the flhF gene encoding flagellar biosynthesis protein FlhF: MKMKKYNAPSIAEAMKLIRADLGEDAVILNSKVVVTKKFLGLVKHKSFEVVAGVDQVEKKPNLPSLQNIQSLSNSYKQEQVIVPSTPILPNVESTKAPQEEKSTLPEDLKKEIADLKLMMQSMQRMSTKSQYPDELLPFVDFLKEQELGEELITAISDELFVHSKNSDSKLQNLEMQQLTHQFLKKQMEDLSIGGLSFEKKYINVLGPTGVGKTTTIAKMAARAVLEKKKKIGFITTDTYRIAAIEQLKTYAGLLQAPVEIVYNANDYKEAIKKLDHLDLIFIDTAGRNYKEVKYVADLKVLINFNEDVESFLVLALTSKQKDLEAIIEQFGDLLIEKFIFTKLDETNSIGTMFNLMIKYRKGLAYYTNGQEVPEDIEQANLDSLLELFFKENVDERPS, from the coding sequence ATGAAGATGAAAAAATATAATGCACCTTCTATTGCTGAAGCGATGAAGCTCATTCGTGCTGATTTAGGGGAAGATGCGGTTATTTTAAATTCGAAAGTTGTTGTAACGAAAAAGTTTTTAGGTTTAGTGAAACATAAAAGTTTTGAGGTCGTTGCGGGAGTCGATCAAGTTGAAAAAAAACCAAATTTGCCATCTTTACAAAACATTCAGTCACTTTCTAATTCGTATAAACAAGAACAAGTAATTGTTCCGAGTACACCTATTTTACCGAATGTGGAGTCAACTAAGGCTCCACAAGAGGAAAAATCAACACTTCCTGAAGACTTAAAAAAGGAAATTGCTGATTTAAAATTAATGATGCAATCTATGCAGCGTATGTCGACAAAATCTCAATATCCAGATGAACTCTTACCATTTGTCGATTTTTTAAAAGAGCAGGAACTTGGCGAAGAGCTTATCACAGCAATTAGTGATGAGCTTTTTGTCCATTCTAAAAACAGTGATTCTAAATTACAAAATTTAGAAATGCAACAACTGACGCATCAATTTTTAAAGAAACAAATGGAAGATTTATCGATAGGCGGATTGTCGTTTGAGAAAAAATATATTAATGTGCTAGGCCCAACAGGCGTGGGAAAAACAACGACAATTGCTAAAATGGCTGCTCGTGCTGTTTTGGAAAAGAAAAAGAAAATAGGCTTTATTACAACGGATACGTATCGAATCGCTGCAATTGAGCAATTAAAAACATATGCGGGATTATTACAAGCACCAGTGGAAATTGTTTATAATGCGAATGATTATAAGGAAGCGATAAAAAAATTGGATCATCTTGATTTAATTTTTATCGATACAGCCGGTCGAAACTATAAAGAAGTTAAATATGTAGCCGATTTAAAAGTATTGATTAATTTTAATGAAGATGTAGAATCCTTTTTGGTACTTGCCTTAACATCTAAGCAAAAAGACTTAGAAGCAATTATTGAACAATTTGGCGATTTACTCATTGAAAAATTCATATTTACAAAGCTTGATGAAACAAATTCTATTGGCACTATGTTTAATTTAATGATTAAATATAGGAAAGGTCTTGCTTACTATACGAACGGTCAAGAAGTACCTGAAGATATTGAGCAGGCGAATTTAGATAGTTTATTGGAACTGTTTTTCAAGGAGAATGTAGATGAGAGACCAAGCTGA
- the flhB gene encoding flagellar biosynthesis protein FlhB: MKLLVSLDLQFFAGEKTEKATPKKRQDARKKGQVLKSQDVTAAVLLLATFAFLIFYAPFMYDGMKGVLLQALERDMLLETMSAETVMKMYGELLKEMAIIVLPVMVVAMIAGIGANYFQFGLLFTTETLKIDLKKMDPIKGIKKIISVRSIVNLVKSLLKVTFIGTVTTVVIIIYLEDVLSLALHSPAQILVTVSYLSAIMGIAASFMLVVIALFDFLYEKFEYEKQLKMSKQDLKDEYKNSEGDPLIKSKIKQRQREMAMRRMMQEVPTADVVITNPTHFAIALKYDENQMEAPKVVAKGTDFVAQKIKLIAKEHDVVMVENRPLARAMYDQVEVGQTVPEEFFKAIAEILAYVYRIKRKI; encoded by the coding sequence ATGAAGTTATTAGTATCATTAGATCTTCAATTTTTCGCTGGTGAAAAAACGGAAAAAGCGACACCAAAGAAACGTCAAGATGCAAGAAAAAAAGGACAAGTATTAAAAAGTCAAGATGTTACGGCAGCGGTTTTATTACTCGCCACGTTTGCCTTTTTAATATTTTACGCACCATTTATGTACGATGGCATGAAAGGTGTATTATTACAGGCACTCGAACGAGACATGTTGCTCGAAACGATGAGTGCAGAAACTGTAATGAAAATGTATGGTGAATTACTAAAGGAAATGGCGATTATAGTATTACCAGTAATGGTCGTTGCAATGATTGCAGGTATTGGAGCGAACTATTTCCAGTTTGGCTTACTATTTACGACAGAAACATTAAAAATTGATTTAAAGAAAATGGATCCCATTAAAGGGATTAAAAAAATCATTTCGGTTAGGTCCATAGTAAACTTAGTCAAATCGTTATTAAAGGTAACGTTTATCGGTACGGTGACGACGGTTGTTATTATTATTTACTTAGAAGATGTATTATCACTAGCGTTACATAGTCCAGCACAAATTTTGGTTACAGTTTCTTATTTATCAGCCATCATGGGGATTGCGGCTTCATTTATGCTCGTTGTTATTGCCTTATTCGATTTTCTTTACGAGAAATTCGAGTATGAAAAGCAACTAAAGATGTCGAAGCAAGATTTGAAAGACGAGTATAAAAATTCGGAAGGTGATCCGCTGATTAAATCAAAAATTAAGCAACGTCAAAGAGAAATGGCTATGCGCCGAATGATGCAAGAAGTGCCAACAGCAGATGTGGTCATTACGAACCCCACTCACTTTGCGATTGCCTTAAAATATGATGAAAATCAAATGGAGGCACCAAAAGTTGTTGCTAAGGGTACAGATTTTGTTGCCCAAAAAATTAAGTTAATTGCAAAAGAACATGATGTAGTAATGGTTGAAAATAGACCACTTGCACGTGCGATGTACGATCAAGTGGAAGTAGGACAAACTGTACCGGAAGAATTTTTCAAAGCAATTGCTGAAATTCTTGCCTATGTCTATCGAATTAAACGTAAAATTTAA
- a CDS encoding flagellar biosynthetic protein FliO: MLAKLSFRFWVVIGIIVMSLTIIPSSNGTFASVKFLDDCMENPEICQEDTTSDDETEASDSSSVGMGFWEYIKILIALVFVLGLLLFVLKFLNKRNLSYQQNSVIRNIGGMSVGPQKSVQIVQISNQIYVLGVGEDIQLIKEISAPEDVERLLTQFEDKQLNASATPYIAELFNKFSKKNKPTNVTESPKFNEMFNERIDKIKQERSEELERWKEQESDKQ, encoded by the coding sequence ATGCTAGCAAAATTATCATTTCGATTTTGGGTTGTCATTGGAATTATCGTGATGTCTTTAACCATCATACCAAGCTCGAATGGAACTTTTGCATCGGTTAAATTTTTGGACGATTGTATGGAAAACCCTGAAATTTGCCAAGAAGACACTACTTCAGATGACGAAACAGAAGCTTCTGATTCGTCATCTGTTGGTATGGGATTCTGGGAATACATAAAAATTTTAATAGCATTAGTCTTTGTACTCGGACTATTACTATTTGTTTTAAAGTTTTTAAACAAACGTAACTTAAGCTATCAACAAAACTCTGTTATTCGTAATATCGGAGGAATGTCGGTAGGGCCGCAAAAGTCTGTTCAGATCGTACAAATTAGTAATCAAATTTATGTGTTAGGTGTAGGGGAAGACATTCAATTAATTAAAGAGATTTCAGCCCCCGAAGATGTTGAACGGTTGTTAACTCAATTTGAGGATAAACAGTTAAATGCATCGGCTACGCCTTATATCGCAGAATTATTTAATAAGTTTTCGAAAAAAAATAAACCAACAAATGTTACTGAAAGTCCAAAATTTAATGAAATGTTTAATGAACGTATTGACAAAATTAAACAGGAACGCAGTGAAGAGTTGGAACGTTGGAAAGAGCAGGAGAGTGATAAACAATGA
- a CDS encoding response regulator — translation MSKKILIVDDAAFMRMMIKDILTKNGFEVVGEAADGVQAVEKYNELRPDLVTMDITMPEMDGIAALKAIKGTDPSAVVIMCSAMGQQAMVIDAIQAGAKDFIVKPFQADRVIEAIQKALG, via the coding sequence ATGTCTAAAAAGATTTTAATTGTTGACGATGCCGCGTTCATGCGCATGATGATTAAGGATATTTTAACGAAAAATGGCTTTGAAGTAGTAGGCGAAGCAGCTGATGGCGTTCAAGCAGTAGAAAAATATAATGAATTACGCCCAGATTTAGTAACGATGGACATTACAATGCCTGAAATGGACGGTATTGCGGCGTTAAAAGCGATTAAAGGCACAGATCCAAGTGCAGTCGTTATTATGTGCTCTGCGATGGGCCAACAAGCAATGGTTATTGATGCAATTCAAGCAGGTGCAAAGGATTTCATCGTAAAGCCTTTCCAAGCAGATCGTGTAATCGAAGCCATTCAAAAAGCGTTAGGTTGA
- a CDS encoding MinD/ParA family protein gives MRDQAEKLRLRMLESQGALGKSIAVVSGKGGVGKSNFTTNFATLLAKSGKKVVILDMDIGMGNIHILIGKAVKYSLKDYLDGNLAIQDVMFEGPCGLHYISGGSGMSSIMEWSEKMFERLIEGFEMLQKEYDYVLFDMGAGVANWSLDLLTSIDEIIVISTAEPTSIMDAYSMMKYIHMKDEHKTFYLLCNRAFNIEEGQDTINRLKTVMERFLSKEVVVLGSLPEDAVVRKAVRQQTPFSLLYPDAPISKTIQKIVERFLHHQTEEAHSTVKTNKFLSKLKSIFSKGRE, from the coding sequence ATGAGAGACCAAGCTGAGAAACTTCGATTAAGAATGCTTGAAAGTCAAGGAGCCTTAGGAAAATCTATCGCAGTTGTTAGTGGTAAAGGCGGTGTAGGGAAGAGTAATTTTACGACAAATTTCGCTACACTTTTAGCCAAATCAGGTAAAAAAGTCGTTATACTAGATATGGATATTGGAATGGGAAATATCCATATTTTAATAGGTAAAGCTGTGAAATATAGCTTAAAGGATTATTTGGATGGCAATTTAGCTATACAAGATGTCATGTTTGAAGGGCCTTGTGGGTTGCACTATATTTCTGGTGGTTCAGGAATGTCTTCGATTATGGAATGGTCTGAAAAAATGTTTGAGCGCCTAATTGAAGGATTTGAAATGTTACAAAAAGAATACGATTATGTGTTGTTTGATATGGGGGCGGGAGTGGCCAACTGGTCGTTAGATTTACTCACGTCAATAGATGAAATTATTGTCATTTCTACGGCCGAGCCCACTTCAATTATGGACGCGTACTCCATGATGAAATATATTCATATGAAAGATGAACATAAGACGTTTTACTTATTATGTAATCGGGCATTCAACATAGAAGAGGGACAAGATACAATTAATCGATTAAAAACAGTAATGGAACGTTTTTTATCGAAAGAGGTTGTTGTACTAGGATCATTACCAGAAGATGCCGTCGTACGCAAAGCAGTAAGACAGCAAACACCATTTTCATTATTATATCCAGATGCACCGATTTCAAAAACGATTCAAAAAATTGTAGAGCGATTTCTTCATCACCAAACAGAAGAAGCTCATTCAACAGTAAAAACGAATAAGTTTTTATCAAAGTTAAAAAGTATCTTTTCGAAAGGGCGTGAGTAA
- the fliY gene encoding flagellar motor switch phosphatase FliY, whose product MSDEMLSQEEIEALLRGETLEEVPANTNNDEKVNEGEINVDDHLNPMEQDALGEVGNISFGSSATALSALLGQKVDITTPSISMINRNRLEEEFPHPYVAVQVEYTIGLSGMNLLVIKQSDAAIIADLMLGGDGLNPKPELSEIQLSAVQEAMNQMMGSAATSMSTVFNQKVDISPPSIDLMNFSQNEGTDNIPDDDLLVKISFRLRIGELIDSNLMQLLPLNFSKKIVKSLMGEVDESEAAATTVLDKPAPVAQPAPPMPQPVQQPMQQQPYYEQPVAQQQPPMYQQPMYAMPTQQQQPPVNVQQAQFASFESANITQSEARNLNMLLDIPLQVTVELGRTKRSVKEILELSSGSIIELDKLAGEPVDILVNSRLIAKGEVVVIDENFGVRITDILSQADRLNNLR is encoded by the coding sequence ATGAGTGATGAAATGCTCTCCCAAGAAGAAATTGAGGCTCTATTAAGGGGCGAGACATTGGAGGAAGTTCCTGCCAATACCAATAATGATGAAAAAGTAAATGAAGGTGAAATCAATGTAGATGATCACCTGAATCCAATGGAACAAGATGCATTAGGTGAGGTGGGAAATATCTCCTTTGGTAGTTCTGCTACTGCGTTATCCGCATTATTAGGACAAAAAGTAGATATCACAACGCCTAGTATTTCAATGATCAACCGTAACCGTTTGGAGGAGGAATTCCCTCATCCTTATGTTGCTGTACAAGTTGAATATACAATTGGCTTATCAGGTATGAATTTACTTGTCATAAAACAATCAGATGCTGCCATTATCGCAGACTTAATGTTAGGTGGCGATGGATTAAATCCGAAGCCCGAACTTAGTGAAATTCAGTTAAGTGCTGTACAAGAAGCAATGAACCAAATGATGGGTTCTGCTGCGACGTCAATGTCAACAGTATTTAATCAAAAGGTGGATATATCACCACCGTCAATTGATTTAATGAATTTCTCTCAAAATGAAGGGACAGATAATATCCCTGATGACGATCTATTAGTGAAGATTTCATTCAGATTACGTATCGGTGAATTAATTGATTCGAACTTAATGCAATTATTACCTTTAAACTTTAGTAAAAAGATAGTAAAGTCATTAATGGGAGAGGTTGACGAATCAGAGGCAGCGGCAACAACCGTTTTAGATAAGCCAGCACCTGTAGCTCAACCAGCACCACCAATGCCACAACCTGTTCAACAACCAATGCAACAACAGCCGTACTATGAACAACCTGTAGCTCAACAACAGCCACCAATGTACCAACAACCGATGTATGCAATGCCTACACAGCAACAGCAGCCACCGGTCAATGTGCAACAAGCGCAGTTCGCAAGTTTTGAGTCTGCGAATATTACGCAGTCTGAAGCCCGCAATTTAAACATGCTATTAGATATTCCATTACAAGTTACGGTTGAACTTGGTCGTACAAAACGTTCTGTAAAAGAAATTTTGGAGTTATCAAGTGGGTCTATTATTGAATTGGATAAACTTGCAGGTGAACCAGTAGATATTTTAGTGAATAGTCGCCTAATTGCAAAAGGTGAAGTGGTAGTAATTGATGAGAACTTTGGTGTTCGAATCACAGATATTTTAAGCCAAGCAGATCGCTTGAACAATTTACGATAG
- the fliP gene encoding flagellar type III secretion system pore protein FliP (The bacterial flagellar biogenesis protein FliP forms a type III secretion system (T3SS)-type pore required for flagellar assembly.), whose protein sequence is MTDFLSVFSESDPSNVSTSVTLLLLLTVLSLAPSILILMTSFARIVIVLSFTRTALATNQMPPNQVIIGLALFLTFFIMAPTFQQVNEQALQPLFDEEIGLEEAYDRATIPFKEFMAKHTRQKDLQLFMDYNQAEYPDTIEEIPLTMLVPAFALSEIKTAFQMGFMIFIPFLVIDMVVASTLMSMGMMMLPPVMISLPFKILLFILVDGWYLVMKSLLQSF, encoded by the coding sequence ATGACAGATTTTTTATCGGTCTTTTCTGAAAGCGATCCAAGTAATGTTTCCACATCTGTTACTTTATTATTACTTTTAACAGTCCTTTCATTAGCACCAAGTATTTTAATATTAATGACTTCGTTTGCACGAATCGTCATCGTATTGTCATTTACACGTACAGCGCTGGCGACGAACCAAATGCCTCCAAACCAAGTAATTATTGGTTTAGCGCTGTTTTTAACGTTTTTTATTATGGCTCCGACGTTTCAACAAGTAAACGAACAAGCGCTACAACCACTTTTTGATGAAGAAATAGGGTTGGAAGAGGCTTATGATCGTGCAACGATTCCATTCAAAGAATTTATGGCAAAGCATACAAGGCAAAAGGATTTACAATTATTTATGGACTACAATCAAGCAGAATATCCAGACACCATTGAGGAAATTCCATTGACAATGCTTGTGCCTGCCTTTGCTTTAAGTGAAATTAAAACGGCATTTCAAATGGGCTTTATGATTTTTATACCATTTTTAGTAATCGATATGGTTGTGGCAAGTACGCTCATGTCGATGGGTATGATGATGCTACCGCCAGTAATGATTTCACTACCATTTAAAATTTTATTATTCATATTAGTCGACGGTTGGTATTTAGTAATGAAATCTTTACTTCAAAGTTTTTAG
- the fliR gene encoding flagellar biosynthetic protein FliR: protein MTELLPNISILLLIIVRVSAFFVSVPLLSYRTIPPQVRIFLAVALSWMMYYTFEIEPFEINGEYLLLILKEAIIGLMLGLAAAMVMSAVQIAGGFIDFQMGFAMANIIDPQTGAQSPLMGQFLNFIALLLLLAINGHHLILDGIFYSYQFLPMDQFFPNFGEEITVMFIIKMFAAVFAIAFQMSAPIVATLFLVTLALGITGKTVPQMNIFVIGFPIKIAVGFLVLIVTMGVLVGVMKDLIELMILSLRDLMVILGGE from the coding sequence ATGACGGAATTATTACCCAATATTTCGATTCTATTGTTAATTATAGTGCGTGTTTCTGCCTTTTTCGTATCAGTCCCTTTACTTTCTTACCGAACAATTCCGCCGCAAGTTCGTATTTTTTTAGCAGTTGCCCTGTCGTGGATGATGTATTATACGTTTGAAATAGAGCCTTTTGAAATAAACGGAGAATATTTATTATTAATTTTAAAAGAAGCGATCATTGGCTTAATGCTTGGGCTCGCTGCTGCGATGGTCATGTCTGCAGTGCAAATTGCAGGTGGATTTATCGATTTCCAAATGGGATTTGCGATGGCCAATATTATTGACCCGCAAACAGGAGCACAATCGCCGTTAATGGGTCAGTTTCTTAATTTCATCGCACTGCTATTACTATTAGCAATCAATGGTCATCACTTAATATTAGATGGGATTTTTTATAGTTATCAATTTTTACCGATGGATCAGTTTTTCCCGAATTTTGGAGAAGAAATAACCGTCATGTTTATTATTAAAATGTTTGCTGCTGTATTTGCCATCGCATTTCAAATGTCAGCTCCAATAGTTGCAACCCTATTTTTAGTTACATTGGCATTAGGGATTACAGGTAAAACTGTACCTCAAATGAATATTTTCGTTATTGGTTTTCCTATTAAAATAGCTGTTGGCTTTCTTGTTTTAATTGTGACGATGGGTGTATTAGTCGGAGTAATGAAAGATTTAATCGAATTGATGATTTTATCTTTACGCGACTTAATGGTTATTTTAGGTGGTGAATAG
- the flhA gene encoding flagellar biosynthesis protein FlhA — MQIRDLGVLAAVILIVAMLIIPLPHWLLSFLIIINITLALLVLLTSMNMKEALDFSIFPTAILLLTLFRLALSVSTTRAILAEGDAGDVVETFGNFVTGGNVLVGLVIFLLLVIIQFIVITKGSERVAEVAARFTLDAMPGKQMSIDADLNAGVISEKEARERREKVSGEADFYGAMDGATKFVKGDAIASIIMVAINLLFGMIIGMVQMDLAFSEAATKYSILTVGDGLVSQIPALLISTATGIVVTRAASNGNLGSDITNQLFAQSKLLYVAGGTILLLGFFTPIPLWITIPIGAALILGAYLMDHKKDETPEEIMEIEEEVASDTMKSPENVINLLTVDPIEFEFGYGLIPLVDAAQGGDLLDRVVMIRRQLALELGIVIPIVRIRDNIQLQPNEYRIKIKGNEMARGELLLDHYLAMSPGDDDSIEGIDTIEPSFGLPAKWITEQVKEDAEMYGYTVVDPPSVVSTHLTEIIRANANELLGRQETKQLIDHLRETHAILIDELIPNPLSIGEVQKVLAKLLRENVSVRNLPIVFETLADYAKLTSDTDILTEYVRQALARQITAQYVGGQPALKVITVSGKVEKLIADSIQQTDHGNYLAMDPQDSQFVLEGIAKEVERISYMEQSPIILCSPGVRMYLRQLTERYFPQVPILSYNELDAAVEIQSVGVVNVE, encoded by the coding sequence ATGCAAATACGCGACCTAGGGGTTTTAGCTGCAGTTATTTTAATTGTAGCCATGCTCATTATCCCTCTTCCACACTGGTTACTGAGTTTTTTAATTATCATTAATATTACACTTGCATTATTAGTGCTTTTAACATCGATGAATATGAAAGAAGCATTGGACTTCTCAATCTTCCCAACAGCCATTCTATTATTGACACTTTTCCGTTTAGCTTTATCGGTGTCGACAACTCGTGCCATTTTGGCGGAAGGTGATGCTGGGGATGTAGTAGAGACGTTCGGTAATTTCGTAACAGGTGGTAATGTTTTAGTAGGTTTAGTAATTTTCCTATTACTTGTTATTATTCAGTTTATCGTAATTACAAAAGGTTCTGAGCGTGTTGCTGAGGTAGCTGCACGTTTTACATTAGATGCGATGCCTGGTAAGCAAATGAGTATTGATGCGGATTTAAACGCAGGTGTCATTTCGGAAAAAGAAGCACGTGAGCGTCGTGAAAAAGTTTCTGGGGAAGCAGACTTTTATGGAGCGATGGACGGTGCGACAAAGTTTGTAAAAGGGGATGCTATTGCATCGATTATCATGGTAGCAATAAACCTATTATTCGGGATGATCATTGGTATGGTGCAAATGGATTTAGCATTTAGTGAGGCAGCCACAAAATACTCGATTTTAACAGTCGGTGATGGATTAGTGTCACAAATTCCAGCATTATTAATTTCGACAGCAACGGGTATCGTTGTAACTCGAGCTGCATCAAACGGAAATTTGGGCTCGGATATTACAAATCAATTATTTGCACAATCGAAGTTATTATATGTTGCAGGTGGAACGATTCTGTTACTCGGTTTCTTCACACCAATTCCACTATGGATTACAATTCCAATTGGAGCTGCATTAATATTAGGTGCTTATTTAATGGATCATAAGAAGGATGAGACACCTGAAGAAATTATGGAAATTGAAGAAGAAGTGGCATCAGATACGATGAAAAGTCCAGAAAACGTTATTAATTTATTAACGGTTGACCCGATTGAATTTGAGTTTGGGTACGGACTGATTCCATTAGTAGATGCAGCCCAGGGTGGAGATTTACTTGACCGCGTTGTCATGATTCGACGTCAACTTGCTTTAGAGTTAGGAATTGTCATACCAATTGTTCGTATTCGAGATAATATTCAATTACAGCCAAATGAATACCGGATTAAAATTAAAGGCAATGAGATGGCACGTGGTGAATTATTGCTCGACCATTACTTGGCTATGAGTCCGGGAGACGATGATTCAATAGAAGGAATTGACACAATTGAACCATCATTCGGTTTACCTGCAAAATGGATTACGGAGCAGGTGAAAGAAGACGCTGAGATGTATGGATATACAGTAGTGGATCCACCAAGTGTTGTTTCTACTCACTTGACAGAAATTATTCGAGCAAACGCAAACGAATTATTAGGTCGTCAAGAAACGAAGCAACTCATAGACCATTTACGAGAAACACATGCCATTTTAATAGACGAACTAATTCCAAATCCATTATCAATTGGGGAAGTTCAAAAAGTATTGGCAAAGCTTTTACGTGAAAATGTTTCTGTTCGAAATTTACCGATAGTATTTGAAACGCTTGCAGATTATGCCAAGCTTACAAGTGATACGGATATATTAACGGAGTACGTAAGACAAGCATTAGCGAGACAAATTACCGCACAGTATGTCGGTGGGCAACCCGCATTGAAGGTAATTACCGTTTCAGGGAAAGTAGAAAAATTAATTGCAGATAGCATCCAGCAAACGGATCATGGCAACTACTTAGCAATGGACCCTCAAGATTCACAATTCGTGCTAGAGGGTATAGCGAAGGAAGTGGAGCGCATTTCTTATATGGAACAGTCTCCGATTATTTTATGCTCACCGGGTGTCCGAATGTATTTAAGACAATTAACTGAGCGCTATTTCCCACAAGTGCCAATATTATCTTATAATGAGCTTGATGCGGCAGTGGAAATTCAAAGTGTAGGGGTGGTGAATGTTGAATGA
- the fliM gene encoding flagellar motor switch protein FliM: protein MAGDIMSQSEIDALLSAISTGEMSAADMKKEEETRKVKVYDFKRALRFSKDQIRSLTRIHENFARLLTTFFSAQLRSYVQITVASVDQIPFEEFVRSIPNMTLINVFEVPPLDGNILMEINPNIAYSMLDRIMGGTGSSHSNVDNLTEIETKIMTNLFERSFDNLREAWENIAEIDPMLVELEVNPQFLQMISPNETVVVISLNTIIGETTGMINICIPHVVLEPIVPNLSVRYWMQTNTKEISPEQTQMLETRVKQAKLPVVAELGNSDITIEDFLTMAIGDVIELDQKIKDPLILKVGNLPKFTVQPGKLNKKMAIQIIDPLKGGDEDE from the coding sequence ATGGCAGGAGATATAATGTCTCAATCTGAAATCGATGCGTTGTTATCCGCAATATCGACCGGTGAGATGTCTGCGGCGGATATGAAGAAAGAAGAAGAAACGCGCAAAGTAAAAGTTTATGATTTCAAGCGTGCACTTCGATTTTCAAAAGACCAAATCCGAAGTTTGACCCGAATACACGAAAATTTTGCACGTTTATTAACGACATTCTTCTCGGCGCAATTGAGAAGTTATGTTCAAATAACTGTTGCATCCGTAGACCAAATTCCGTTTGAAGAATTTGTTCGCTCAATCCCAAATATGACATTAATCAATGTTTTTGAAGTGCCGCCATTAGATGGTAATATTTTAATGGAAATCAATCCGAATATTGCCTATTCAATGCTCGACCGAATAATGGGTGGAACAGGGTCAAGTCATAGTAATGTAGATAACTTGACTGAAATTGAAACAAAAATCATGACGAATTTATTTGAACGCTCGTTTGATAATCTACGTGAAGCATGGGAAAATATTGCTGAAATTGATCCGATGCTCGTTGAACTTGAAGTAAATCCACAGTTCTTACAAATGATTTCGCCAAATGAAACGGTTGTCGTTATTTCTTTAAATACGATTATCGGTGAAACAACAGGTATGATTAATATTTGTATTCCGCATGTTGTTTTAGAGCCAATCGTACCGAATTTATCTGTACGCTATTGGATGCAAACGAATACGAAAGAAATTTCTCCTGAACAAACGCAAATGCTTGAAACACGAGTGAAACAAGCAAAGCTACCAGTCGTTGCGGAGTTAGGAAATTCTGATATTACAATTGAAGATTTCTTAACAATGGCCATTGGTGATGTCATTGAACTCGATCAAAAAATTAAAGACCCGCTTATATTGAAAGTTGGGAATTTACCGAAATTTACGGTTCAGCCAGGTAAATTAAATAAAAAAATGGCTATCCAAATTATCGACCCTTTGAAAGGAGGAGACGAAGATGAGTGA
- the fliQ gene encoding flagellar biosynthesis protein FliQ: MTQEMVISIAETAIFTVIIVSGPLLLVALITGLAVSIFQATTSIQEQTLAFVPKIVAVLVSIILFGPFMISRMTDYFHSILNNLVRYIG, translated from the coding sequence ATGACACAGGAAATGGTCATTTCAATTGCAGAAACCGCAATATTTACAGTAATAATTGTTTCAGGTCCATTGCTTCTAGTTGCACTAATTACTGGTTTAGCGGTGAGTATATTCCAAGCTACGACTTCGATTCAAGAACAAACATTAGCTTTTGTTCCGAAAATCGTTGCTGTATTAGTTTCAATTATATTATTTGGGCCATTTATGATTTCGAGAATGACAGATTATTTTCATAGTATTTTAAATAATTTAGTTCGATATATTGGGTGA